One window of Candidatus Methylocalor cossyra genomic DNA carries:
- the lpxC gene encoding UDP-3-O-acyl-N-acetylglucosamine deacetylase, whose product MIRQRTLKNVIRATGVGLHTGEKVYLTLRPAAPNTGIVFRRVDLPEPIEIEACPQNVGDTTLSTTLIKHGARISTVEHLLSALAGLGIDNAYIDVSAPEVPIMDGSAGPFVFLIQSAGVEEQNAPKRFIRIRRALRVEEGDKWACFEPYDGFKVTFTIDFDHPAFRKDTQTASIDFSSTSFVKEVSRARTFGFMRDIEALRKRRLALGGSMDNAIVVDNYRVLNEDGLRYADEFVKHKILDAIGDLYLLGHSLIGSFTGYKSGHGLNNQLLRELLADKEAWESVTFSDQEVLPIYFMRLAQASR is encoded by the coding sequence ATGATCAGGCAAAGAACCCTCAAGAACGTCATCAGGGCGACCGGCGTCGGCCTTCATACCGGCGAAAAGGTTTATCTCACCCTGCGGCCGGCCGCGCCGAACACGGGAATCGTGTTTCGCCGAGTGGATTTGCCTGAGCCCATCGAAATCGAAGCCTGCCCGCAAAACGTCGGGGACACCACGCTGTCGACCACCTTGATCAAGCACGGCGCCCGCATCTCCACCGTCGAGCACCTGCTCTCGGCGCTGGCTGGGCTGGGCATCGACAACGCCTATATCGACGTGAGCGCGCCCGAGGTACCGATCATGGATGGCAGCGCCGGCCCGTTCGTATTCCTGATCCAATCGGCCGGGGTCGAGGAACAGAACGCCCCCAAGCGGTTCATCCGTATCCGGCGGGCGTTGCGGGTCGAAGAGGGGGATAAGTGGGCGTGTTTCGAGCCCTACGACGGCTTTAAGGTCACTTTCACCATCGACTTCGATCACCCGGCGTTTCGCAAGGACACACAGACGGCCAGCATCGATTTTTCCTCCACCTCCTTCGTCAAGGAGGTGAGCCGGGCGCGGACTTTCGGCTTCATGCGCGACATCGAAGCCCTGCGCAAACGCCGGCTGGCCCTGGGGGGCAGCATGGACAACGCCATCGTGGTGGACAATTACCGGGTTCTGAACGAAGACGGCTTGCGCTATGCCGACGAGTTCGTCAAGCACAAGATTCTCGACGCCATCGGCGATCTCTACCTGCTCGGCCACAGCCTGATCGGTTCCTTCACCGGCTACAAGTCGGGCCACGGACTCAACAATCAGCTACTGCGGGAGCTGCTCGCCGACAAGGAAGCTTGGGAATCGGTCACCTTCAGCGACCAGGAGGTCCTGCCCATCTACTTCATGCGACTGGCCCAAGCCAGCCGCTGA
- the ftsZ gene encoding cell division protein FtsZ, translating to MKFELVDSYSQSAVIKVVGVGGGGGNAINHMVSSGIEGVEFICANTDAQALKSIRARSVIQLGNALTKGLGAGANPDIGRQAALDDRDRIMEVLDGSDMVFITAGMGGGTGTGAAPVIAEIAKEAGILTVAVVTKPFPFEGKKRREVAEKGIEELSQFVDSLITIPNEKLLPVLGKDVSLVNAFAAANDVLLGAVQGIADLITRPGLINVDFADVRTVMAEMGMAMMGTGIGTGEQRAREAAERAIASPLLEDISLHGARGVLVNVTACQDLSIGEFTEVGDAVREFASDDAVVVIGTAIDPSLQDEVRVTVVATGLANPRPSNEVMIKVVRNQAGEVDYDQIAQRPTVLRKQPKEVRAETKKEMDLEYLDIPAFLRRQAD from the coding sequence ATGAAATTCGAACTCGTGGATTCTTACAGCCAAAGCGCGGTCATCAAAGTGGTCGGCGTGGGCGGCGGCGGCGGCAATGCCATCAATCACATGGTCAGCAGCGGCATCGAGGGCGTGGAGTTCATCTGCGCCAACACCGATGCGCAAGCCTTAAAGAGCATCCGGGCGCGCTCGGTGATCCAACTCGGCAATGCCCTGACCAAGGGGTTGGGCGCCGGAGCCAACCCGGACATCGGCCGCCAGGCGGCCTTGGATGACCGGGATCGCATCATGGAGGTATTAGACGGCTCCGACATGGTCTTCATCACCGCCGGCATGGGCGGCGGCACCGGTACCGGGGCGGCCCCGGTGATCGCCGAAATCGCCAAGGAAGCCGGCATTCTGACCGTGGCGGTGGTCACCAAACCGTTCCCCTTCGAGGGAAAGAAGCGCCGCGAGGTGGCGGAGAAGGGTATCGAGGAACTGAGCCAGTTCGTCGACTCCCTGATCACCATCCCCAACGAAAAGCTGCTCCCGGTGCTGGGCAAGGATGTCAGCCTGGTGAACGCATTCGCGGCGGCTAACGATGTGTTGCTGGGGGCGGTGCAGGGCATCGCCGATCTCATCACCCGTCCCGGGCTCATCAACGTGGACTTCGCCGACGTACGCACGGTGATGGCCGAAATGGGCATGGCGATGATGGGCACCGGGATCGGCACCGGCGAGCAGCGAGCCCGCGAGGCAGCGGAACGGGCCATCGCCAGCCCGCTGCTGGAAGACATCAGCCTGCACGGGGCGCGGGGGGTGCTGGTGAACGTTACTGCCTGCCAGGATCTTTCCATCGGCGAATTCACCGAGGTGGGCGATGCGGTGCGCGAATTCGCCTCCGATGACGCGGTGGTAGTGATTGGTACCGCCATCGACCCGAGCTTGCAGGACGAGGTGCGCGTCACCGTGGTCGCCACCGGGCTCGCCAACCCCCGGCCAAGCAACGAGGTGATGATCAAGGTAGTACGCAACCAGGCCGGCGAAGTGGATTACGATCAGATCGCCCAGCGTCCGACCGTACTCCGCAAGCAGCCCAAGGAGGTCCGCGCCGAAACCAAAAAGGAGATGGACCTCGAGTACCTGGACATCCCGGCGTTCCTGCGCCGCCAGGCGGACTAA
- the ftsA gene encoding cell division protein FtsA produces the protein MARRSDRNLIVGLDIGTSKVACLVGEINEEGEIEVVGLGTHPSRGLKKGVVVNLETTVQSIQRAVEEAELMAGCRIHSVFAGIAGSHINSMNSHGIVAIKDKEVTQSDVDRVIDSARAVAIPADQKILHILPQEFVIDRQEGIKEPIGMSGIRLEARVHIVTGAVSAAQNIVKCIRRCGLEVEDIILEQLASCAAVLTDDEKDLGVCLVDIGGGTTDLAVFTDGAIRHTAVIPIAGDQVTNDIAVALRTPTQFAEDIKIKHACALTQLAKLEETLEVPSIGDRPARQISRLNLAEIVEPRFEELLLLVQAELRRSGFEDLIAAGIVLSGGSAKVEGLVELAEEIFHMPVRLGIPQSVTGLTDVVRNPIYATGVGLLLFGKQQLSHGSHRAALGLGFKGLWTKMKHWFTGNF, from the coding sequence ATGGCTAGACGATCGGACCGCAACCTCATCGTGGGACTGGACATCGGCACCTCGAAGGTGGCCTGCCTCGTGGGTGAAATCAACGAGGAGGGCGAGATTGAAGTGGTCGGCCTCGGCACCCATCCCTCCCGCGGCCTGAAAAAGGGCGTGGTGGTGAATCTGGAGACCACCGTGCAATCGATCCAGCGGGCGGTGGAAGAAGCCGAACTGATGGCCGGGTGTCGGATCCACTCGGTGTTCGCGGGGATTGCCGGCAGCCACATCAACAGCATGAATTCCCATGGGATCGTCGCCATCAAGGACAAGGAGGTCACCCAGAGCGATGTGGACCGGGTGATCGACTCGGCCCGGGCGGTGGCGATCCCGGCCGACCAGAAGATCCTGCACATCCTGCCGCAGGAATTCGTCATCGACCGGCAGGAGGGGATCAAGGAGCCCATCGGCATGTCGGGCATCCGCCTGGAGGCCCGCGTGCACATCGTCACCGGCGCGGTGAGCGCGGCCCAGAACATCGTCAAATGCATCCGCCGTTGCGGGCTGGAGGTGGAGGACATCATCCTGGAGCAGCTCGCCTCCTGCGCCGCGGTACTGACCGACGACGAGAAGGACTTAGGGGTCTGCCTGGTGGACATCGGCGGCGGCACTACCGACCTTGCGGTATTCACCGATGGGGCCATCCGCCACACCGCGGTCATTCCCATCGCCGGGGACCAGGTTACCAACGACATCGCGGTGGCCCTGCGTACCCCGACCCAGTTCGCTGAGGACATAAAAATCAAACATGCCTGCGCGTTGACCCAACTCGCCAAGCTGGAGGAGACCCTGGAGGTACCCAGCATCGGCGACCGTCCCGCCAGGCAGATTTCGCGACTCAATCTGGCGGAAATCGTCGAGCCGCGTTTTGAGGAGCTGCTCTTGTTGGTGCAGGCGGAATTACGCCGCAGCGGCTTCGAGGATCTCATCGCCGCCGGGATCGTGCTGAGTGGCGGCAGCGCTAAAGTGGAGGGCTTGGTGGAATTGGCGGAGGAGATCTTCCACATGCCCGTACGTCTCGGTATCCCGCAGTCGGTCACTGGTCTTACCGACGTCGTGCGCAACCCGATCTACGCCACCGGCGTGGGCTTGCTGCTGTTCGGCAAGCAGCAGCTCTCCCACGGCTCTCACCGGGCGGCACTGGGGTTGGGCTTCAAGGGCCTGTGGACGAAGATGAAACACTGGTTTACGGGAAATTTTTAA
- a CDS encoding cell division protein FtsQ/DivIB — protein sequence MPEGERAVQHIGRRRQRVTRKRALRALATAAVLCVLVWRLDPTDLRAPLPVSYVRITGPVWNLNADELRQVLAPVVSKSYLAVDLDEVEAAARRLPWIDEVRVARVWPDTLVLSVKEQRPVARWGEDSLVNIRGERFTPASLAGFEYLPRLSGPPGQEKAMLATLRALDARLKARQLRVEALSLSPRRAWTAELTGGLEIVFGNQDPLAALDRLLALLPRLGEERIAAIRKLDLRYPNGFSVIWKPEAQSFPELSTGGALPRTTARA from the coding sequence TTGCCAGAGGGTGAACGCGCCGTGCAGCACATCGGCCGAAGGCGGCAGCGAGTCACCCGGAAGCGGGCCCTTAGGGCCTTGGCGACCGCGGCGGTGCTGTGCGTGCTGGTGTGGCGCCTCGACCCGACCGACCTGCGGGCGCCGCTGCCGGTCAGCTACGTGCGAATCACCGGCCCGGTGTGGAACTTGAACGCCGACGAGCTGCGCCAGGTCCTGGCGCCGGTGGTCAGCAAGAGCTATCTGGCGGTCGATCTGGACGAGGTCGAAGCCGCCGCCCGCAGGCTACCCTGGATCGACGAGGTTCGGGTGGCGCGGGTATGGCCCGACACCCTGGTGCTCAGCGTCAAGGAACAACGGCCGGTGGCCCGCTGGGGAGAGGACAGTCTGGTGAACATCCGCGGAGAGCGTTTTACCCCGGCCAGCTTGGCCGGGTTTGAGTACCTGCCCCGGTTGTCCGGCCCACCGGGACAGGAAAAAGCGATGCTCGCCACCCTGCGCGCCCTGGATGCCCGCCTGAAGGCCCGCCAGCTCCGGGTCGAGGCGCTCAGCCTCAGCCCGCGGCGGGCCTGGACCGCGGAGCTGACGGGGGGGTTGGAAATCGTGTTCGGCAACCAGGATCCGTTGGCCGCCCTGGATCGCCTGCTGGCCTTGCTGCCGCGCCTGGGGGAGGAACGGATCGCCGCCATCCGCAAGCTGGACCTGCGCTATCCCAACGGCTTTTCCGTGATTTGGAAGCCGGAGGCCCAAAGCTTCCCGGAGCTGTCCACCGGTGGCGCCCTTCCCCGGACAACCGCCCGCGCCTGA
- a CDS encoding D-alanine--D-alanine ligase, whose translation MNKRVDDPKAFGRVAVLMGGPAAEREISLQSGRAVLQALRSKGVDATGLEVDARLVQPLLEARFDRVFNIIHGRGGEDGVLQGALEALGIPYTGSGVLASALAMDKLKTKLCWAGAGLPTPRWLPLRSPTDLAACAEQLGFPVMVKPAKEGSSIGLSRADDPAQLETAWRRASQYNCAVFAEAWVTGAEYTAGVLDGAPLPLIRLETPHAFYDFDAKYRAETTRYHCPCGLPAPAEAALQELALRACDTIGASGWARVDLLLDTDGAPWLIEVNTVPGMTDHSLMPLAARVAGLSFDELVWRILETSFARG comes from the coding sequence ATGAACAAACGGGTGGACGATCCCAAGGCGTTCGGCCGGGTCGCAGTGTTGATGGGGGGTCCCGCGGCGGAGCGGGAGATCTCCCTCCAGAGCGGCCGAGCGGTGCTGCAAGCCCTGAGGAGCAAGGGAGTCGACGCGACCGGCCTGGAGGTGGACGCGCGCCTGGTGCAACCCTTGCTGGAAGCGCGCTTCGACCGGGTCTTCAACATCATCCACGGGCGCGGTGGCGAGGACGGCGTGCTGCAGGGGGCCTTGGAAGCCCTGGGCATCCCCTATACCGGCAGCGGGGTGCTGGCCTCGGCGCTGGCCATGGACAAGCTCAAAACCAAGCTGTGTTGGGCCGGGGCCGGTTTGCCGACCCCCCGCTGGCTGCCGCTGCGCAGCCCGACGGATCTAGCCGCCTGCGCTGAGCAGCTGGGTTTTCCGGTGATGGTCAAGCCCGCCAAGGAAGGTTCCAGCATCGGCCTCAGCCGGGCGGATGACCCGGCTCAGCTGGAAACAGCATGGCGGCGCGCTTCCCAATATAATTGTGCGGTCTTCGCTGAGGCGTGGGTGACGGGTGCCGAGTACACCGCGGGGGTCCTGGACGGCGCGCCTTTGCCTCTGATCCGCCTGGAAACACCCCATGCGTTCTACGATTTCGATGCCAAATACCGCGCCGAGACCACCCGCTACCACTGCCCCTGCGGACTTCCGGCCCCGGCCGAAGCGGCCTTGCAGGAGCTCGCCCTGCGCGCCTGCGACACCATCGGCGCAAGCGGCTGGGCCCGGGTGGATCTGTTGCTGGACACGGACGGTGCGCCTTGGCTCATCGAGGTGAACACCGTGCCGGGGATGACCGACCACAGCCTGATGCCCCTGGCGGCGCGGGTCGCCGGCTTGAGCTTCGACGAGCTGGTGTGGCGGATCTTGGAAACCAGCTTTGCCAGAGGGTGA
- the murB gene encoding UDP-N-acetylmuramate dehydrogenase: MVVRDPVGALRGELRRNEPLAAHTTWRVGGPAERFYLPADIKDLGAFLATLEPEEPLFWLGLGSNLLVRDGGIAGTVICTRNRLRGLRQLDHRRIYVEAGVPCARVARFCAERGLAGTEFLAGIPGTMGGALAMNAGAFGGETWPLVRRVLTMDRRGTVRERTPEHFQVGYRRVQGPASEWFLAAELDLAAGPAGREKIRELLARRGATQPTQLPSCGSVFRNPEGDYAARLIEACGLKGYAIGGAQVSEKHANFIVNTGAARAWEIEALIRHVQAEVRRVTGVELTLEVSIVGRPLDGPAGGLE; this comes from the coding sequence ATGGTGGTGCGCGATCCCGTAGGCGCGCTGCGCGGCGAGCTGCGCCGGAACGAGCCCTTGGCGGCCCACACCACCTGGCGGGTGGGCGGGCCGGCGGAGCGCTTCTATCTGCCGGCGGACATCAAGGACCTGGGGGCGTTCCTCGCCACGTTGGAGCCGGAGGAGCCGCTGTTCTGGCTCGGCTTGGGGAGCAATCTGCTGGTTAGGGACGGTGGCATCGCCGGCACGGTCATCTGCACCCGCAATCGGCTGCGCGGGCTGAGGCAGCTGGACCACCGCCGGATCTACGTGGAAGCGGGCGTGCCCTGCGCCCGGGTGGCCCGCTTCTGCGCCGAACGCGGCCTCGCCGGCACCGAGTTCCTGGCCGGCATCCCGGGCACCATGGGCGGCGCCCTGGCCATGAACGCCGGCGCCTTCGGCGGCGAGACCTGGCCTTTGGTGCGGCGGGTACTGACCATGGACCGCCGGGGCACCGTCCGGGAACGTACGCCGGAACACTTCCAAGTGGGCTACCGCCGGGTGCAAGGCCCCGCATCGGAGTGGTTCCTGGCGGCGGAGCTGGACCTCGCCGCCGGCCCCGCCGGCCGGGAGAAGATCCGGGAACTCCTGGCCCGGCGGGGTGCCACCCAGCCCACCCAGCTGCCCAGTTGCGGCTCGGTGTTCCGAAACCCGGAGGGCGACTATGCCGCGCGCCTGATCGAGGCATGCGGGCTCAAGGGCTACGCCATCGGAGGCGCCCAGGTTTCGGAAAAACACGCCAATTTCATCGTCAACACCGGTGCCGCCCGGGCCTGGGAGATCGAAGCGCTGATTCGCCACGTGCAAGCGGAGGTGCGCCGTGTCACGGGCGTCGAACTGACCTTGGAAGTCAGCATCGTAGGCCGGCCGCTGGACGGACCGGCGGGAGGACTGGAATGA
- the murC gene encoding UDP-N-acetylmuramate--L-alanine ligase, whose protein sequence is MKLTDQIAGRYGMERLRRIHLVGIGGTGMSGIAEVLINLGYRVSGSDLAENPSTRRLAELGARIHLGHAAEQIADAEVVVISSAVSPANVEVDAARRAKIPVISRAEMLAELMRFRYGIAVAGTHGKTTTTSLTASVLAEAGLDPTFVIGGRLNSVGTNAQLGKGSYLVAEADESDASFLYLNPMIAVVTNIDRDHMETYGGDFERLKGTFATFLHHVPFYGLAVLCLDDPAVREILPLISKPVKTYGFAPEADIRAVAIRQDGLRTRFEVCRAGHEANLAVTLNLPGRHNILNALAAIAVAGELGIDDATIQRALSGFKGIGRRFQINGEIPLGEGRVTFVDDYGHHPREIAATLDSARQAFPGQRLVLVFQPHRYTRTRDLFEDFVAVLSKADALVLLEVYPAGEKPLLGADGRSLARAIRVRGQVDPVFVEQLGELWEILPPLIEPGDVVLTLGAGSIGQLALELPQRVLARGGPR, encoded by the coding sequence ATGAAGCTCACCGATCAGATCGCCGGGCGTTACGGCATGGAGCGCCTGCGCCGCATCCATCTCGTCGGCATCGGCGGCACTGGCATGAGCGGCATCGCCGAGGTGCTCATCAATTTGGGCTATCGGGTTTCCGGCTCGGACCTGGCCGAGAATCCCAGCACCCGGCGGCTGGCCGAGCTCGGCGCGCGCATCCACCTTGGGCACGCCGCGGAGCAGATCGCCGACGCCGAAGTGGTGGTGATCTCCAGCGCCGTGAGTCCCGCCAATGTGGAGGTGGACGCCGCCCGGCGGGCCAAGATCCCGGTGATCTCCCGCGCCGAGATGCTGGCCGAGCTGATGCGGTTCCGCTACGGGATCGCGGTGGCGGGCACCCATGGCAAGACCACCACCACCAGCTTGACGGCGAGCGTGCTGGCGGAGGCGGGGCTCGACCCCACCTTCGTCATCGGCGGGCGGCTCAACAGCGTGGGCACCAACGCCCAGCTGGGCAAGGGCTCGTACTTGGTGGCCGAGGCTGACGAGAGCGACGCCTCGTTCCTGTACCTCAATCCCATGATCGCGGTGGTCACCAATATCGACCGGGACCACATGGAGACCTACGGGGGCGACTTCGAGCGGCTGAAGGGCACCTTCGCGACATTCCTGCACCACGTGCCCTTTTACGGGCTGGCGGTGCTGTGTCTGGACGATCCCGCGGTCCGGGAAATCCTGCCCTTGATCAGCAAACCGGTAAAAACCTATGGCTTTGCGCCCGAGGCCGACATCCGCGCGGTGGCCATCCGCCAGGACGGCTTACGCACTCGGTTCGAGGTCTGCCGCGCCGGCCACGAGGCGAACCTGGCGGTCACTTTGAACCTGCCCGGCCGGCACAACATCCTGAACGCCCTCGCCGCCATCGCGGTAGCCGGCGAGCTTGGCATCGACGATGCCACCATTCAACGGGCCCTGTCCGGATTCAAAGGCATAGGCCGGCGCTTCCAGATCAACGGCGAGATTCCACTGGGGGAAGGCCGGGTCACCTTCGTCGACGACTACGGCCATCATCCGCGAGAAATCGCCGCCACCTTGGACTCCGCCCGGCAAGCGTTTCCGGGGCAGCGGTTGGTCCTGGTCTTTCAACCCCATCGCTATACGCGGACCCGGGACCTGTTCGAGGATTTCGTGGCGGTGCTGTCCAAGGCCGACGCCCTGGTGCTGCTGGAAGTGTACCCGGCCGGCGAGAAGCCCCTGCTGGGGGCGGACGGCCGCTCGCTGGCCCGGGCCATTCGGGTGCGCGGCCAGGTGGATCCGGTGTTCGTGGAACAGCTCGGCGAGCTGTGGGAGATCCTGCCCCCGCTGATCGAACCGGGCGACGTGGTGCTGACCCTAGGCGCCGGCAGCATCGGCCAGCTCGCCCTGGAATTGCCGCAACGGGTCCTGGCCCGGGGAGGGCCGCGCTGA
- the murG gene encoding undecaprenyldiphospho-muramoylpentapeptide beta-N-acetylglucosaminyltransferase — protein MGTRIMILAGGTGGHVYPALAVARELMAGGHEVVWMGTRAGLEARVVPAAGIPMEWLTVAGLRGKGLRSQLSAPFMLARACRQAYAALRRIRPQVVLGMGGFVAGPGGLMARWLGIPLVLHEQNRIPGTTNRWLAGRAQALLEAFPGSFPARLRARWAGNPLRPEIAALARGRDHLPHDPPHILVVGGSLGAKALNELVPEALARTGLPVRILHQSGTLLLEETRARYARLGLEARVEPFLEQMAEAYAWADLAVCRAGAMTISELAAAGLPAILIPYPFAIDDHQTHNARYLAEAGAALLLPQSTLTVERLAAELGALLRDPARRRAMAERAAALAKPEAAGTVAAVCLAEARP, from the coding sequence GTGGGTACGCGCATAATGATCCTGGCCGGAGGCACGGGCGGCCATGTCTACCCGGCCTTGGCGGTGGCCCGGGAGCTCATGGCCGGCGGGCACGAGGTGGTTTGGATGGGTACCCGCGCCGGCCTCGAGGCCCGGGTGGTGCCCGCGGCCGGCATTCCCATGGAATGGCTGACCGTGGCGGGCCTGCGCGGCAAGGGCTTGCGGAGCCAGCTCAGCGCGCCGTTCATGCTAGCCCGGGCCTGCCGGCAAGCCTATGCGGCGCTGCGCCGGATCCGGCCCCAAGTGGTGCTGGGAATGGGCGGCTTTGTGGCCGGGCCGGGAGGGCTGATGGCCCGCTGGTTGGGCATCCCCTTGGTGCTGCACGAGCAGAACCGCATCCCCGGCACCACCAACCGTTGGCTGGCCGGCCGCGCCCAGGCGCTGTTGGAGGCCTTTCCCGGCAGCTTTCCCGCGCGGCTGCGGGCGCGCTGGGCCGGCAATCCGCTGCGCCCGGAGATCGCCGCCCTGGCCCGGGGGCGCGACCACCTGCCCCATGACCCGCCCCACATCCTGGTGGTGGGCGGCAGCCTGGGGGCCAAGGCCCTCAACGAGCTGGTCCCGGAAGCTTTGGCAAGGACCGGCCTTCCGGTCCGCATCCTGCACCAGAGCGGAACCCTCCTGCTGGAGGAAACCCGGGCGCGTTATGCCCGTCTCGGCCTCGAGGCGCGGGTCGAGCCGTTCCTGGAGCAGATGGCGGAAGCCTATGCCTGGGCCGACTTGGCGGTGTGCCGGGCCGGGGCCATGACCATCAGCGAACTGGCGGCGGCGGGCCTCCCGGCGATCCTGATCCCCTATCCCTTTGCCATCGACGACCACCAAACCCACAACGCCCGTTACCTAGCCGAGGCCGGGGCGGCGCTGCTGCTGCCCCAATCCACCCTGACCGTGGAACGGCTAGCGGCGGAGCTCGGCGCGCTCCTCCGCGACCCGGCGCGGCGGCGGGCGATGGCGGAACGGGCGGCGGCCCTGGCCAAACCGGAGGCGGCCGGGACGGTTGCCGCGGTCTGCCTTGCGGAGGCGCGACCATGA
- the ftsW gene encoding putative lipid II flippase FtsW, translated as MTTNAALRRRSLVLQWGERRFYLDTPLLLAAAGLMLLGYVMVASASLHLGDKLAEDSFYFPRHQLVHIVLGLLVGGFTATVRLDVWRKTALGLYFVGILLLSLVLVPGIGKAVNGSSRWLDLLGLRIQVSEVMKLLAVIYVASFIERHIDTVRRSIQGMVRPLTLLSVASVLLLMEPDFGATAVIMATALGMLFLAGARLWQFGLLIALVTAAGLVLIYTEEYRVRRILSFIDPWADPLNTGFQLTQALIAFGRGEWVGVGLGSSVQKLFYLPEAHTDFLFSVIGEELGLVGTTAVILLFALLVWRAFLIGRWAERGGDRFAAFLAYGIGLWFGLQAFINMGVNMGLLPTKGLTLPLMSYGGGSMMVMCSALAILFRVRSELIEAWAAAPKVRPTWVRA; from the coding sequence ATGACCACCAACGCGGCGTTGCGCCGCCGGAGCTTAGTATTGCAATGGGGCGAACGGCGCTTCTACCTGGATACCCCCCTGTTGCTGGCAGCGGCGGGCCTGATGCTCCTGGGCTACGTGATGGTGGCCTCGGCCTCCCTGCACCTGGGCGACAAACTGGCCGAGGACAGCTTCTACTTTCCCCGCCACCAGCTGGTGCACATCGTGCTTGGGTTGCTGGTGGGGGGCTTCACCGCCACGGTGCGGCTGGATGTATGGCGGAAGACCGCCTTGGGCCTTTATTTCGTCGGGATCCTGCTGCTCAGCCTGGTCTTGGTACCGGGCATCGGCAAGGCGGTCAACGGCAGCAGCCGGTGGCTGGATCTGTTGGGGCTCAGAATCCAGGTCTCGGAGGTGATGAAGCTGCTGGCGGTGATTTACGTGGCCAGCTTCATTGAGCGCCACATCGACACCGTGCGGCGTTCCATCCAGGGCATGGTGCGGCCGCTGACCCTGTTGTCGGTGGCTTCGGTCCTGTTGCTGATGGAACCGGACTTCGGAGCGACCGCGGTGATCATGGCCACGGCCTTGGGGATGCTGTTCCTGGCCGGCGCGCGGCTGTGGCAATTTGGGCTCTTGATCGCCCTGGTGACGGCGGCCGGGCTGGTGTTGATCTACACCGAGGAATACCGGGTGCGGCGGATACTCAGCTTCATCGATCCGTGGGCCGATCCGCTCAACACCGGCTTCCAGCTGACCCAGGCCCTGATTGCCTTCGGCCGCGGCGAGTGGGTCGGGGTGGGCCTCGGTTCCAGCGTGCAAAAGCTTTTCTACCTCCCTGAGGCCCATACCGACTTCCTGTTCTCGGTGATCGGCGAAGAGCTGGGACTGGTCGGCACCACGGCAGTGATCCTGCTGTTTGCGCTCTTGGTGTGGCGCGCGTTTCTGATCGGACGCTGGGCGGAGCGGGGCGGCGATCGGTTCGCCGCGTTCCTGGCCTACGGCATCGGCCTGTGGTTCGGCTTGCAGGCGTTCATCAACATGGGGGTGAATATGGGACTCCTGCCCACCAAGGGCTTGACCTTGCCCTTGATGAGCTATGGCGGGGGCAGCATGATGGTGATGTGCTCGGCGCTGGCGATCCTGTTCCGGGTGCGCAGCGAGCTCATCGAAGCCTGGGCGGCGGCGCCCAAGGTCAGGCCCACGTGGGTACGCGCATAA